One Pseudonocardia sediminis DNA window includes the following coding sequences:
- a CDS encoding alpha/beta hydrolase has protein sequence MFVRARCRRSSGRPARTTAILAAVVASVALLGACADTSTESEGAPAPTPPELAAFYDQQLSWGPCSGFAGSSADTAAFADPKFDCTRVEVPLDYAKPDGEKAQVALLRQKASGGPKIGSLFFDPGGPGASGTSYLANASASLAPTLGQRFDLIGFDPRGTGASLPKIDCLNDRENDQERAKVFTDPSPAGVAAAEADSKAYADRCAQRVGTDVLANMGTRDASKDMDVLRAAVGDQKMNYVGYSYGTELGTAYAEAFPQNVRALVLDGAIDPTQTTVDSSVKQAAGFQLAFENYAKWCATQNQQQSPCPLGTDPAQATRAFNTIAQRLIDNPVPVGDGRDLSFDDAITGVTQALYVSEYWPVLSRGISEVANGQGRILQILADSYYERDEQGRYTNMLEAFQSISCVNQKPVTDPAEVRELNEKANEAAPFRATGRGVVAAKDACAFWPVPPTSEPHTPNVQGLPPVVVVSVTGDPATPYQAGVDLAAQLKGSLIKVNGEQHTASLRGNACLDDQVVAYLVDLKTPGAGAECTLDPA, from the coding sequence ATGTTCGTCCGCGCGCGCTGCCGCCGTTCCTCCGGACGCCCCGCACGGACCACGGCGATTCTCGCCGCCGTGGTCGCGTCGGTCGCGTTGCTCGGCGCGTGCGCCGACACCAGCACCGAGTCCGAGGGCGCTCCCGCGCCGACCCCGCCGGAGCTGGCCGCGTTCTACGACCAGCAGCTCTCCTGGGGGCCGTGCTCCGGCTTCGCGGGGAGCTCCGCCGACACCGCGGCGTTCGCCGACCCGAAGTTCGACTGCACCCGGGTCGAGGTCCCGCTGGACTACGCGAAGCCGGACGGGGAGAAGGCGCAGGTCGCCCTGCTGCGGCAGAAGGCGAGCGGCGGGCCGAAGATCGGGTCGCTGTTCTTCGACCCGGGCGGCCCCGGCGCGTCCGGCACCAGCTACCTGGCCAACGCGTCGGCGTCGCTGGCGCCGACCCTGGGTCAGCGCTTCGACCTGATCGGCTTCGACCCGCGGGGCACCGGCGCCAGCCTCCCGAAGATCGACTGCCTGAACGACCGGGAGAACGACCAGGAGCGCGCGAAGGTCTTCACCGACCCCTCGCCGGCCGGTGTCGCCGCCGCCGAGGCGGACTCGAAGGCCTACGCCGACCGCTGCGCCCAGCGGGTCGGCACCGACGTGCTGGCCAACATGGGGACCCGGGACGCGTCGAAGGACATGGACGTCCTGCGCGCCGCCGTCGGGGACCAGAAGATGAACTACGTCGGCTACTCCTACGGCACCGAGCTGGGCACCGCCTACGCCGAGGCGTTCCCGCAGAACGTCCGGGCGCTCGTGCTGGACGGCGCGATCGACCCGACGCAGACGACCGTCGACTCCTCGGTCAAGCAGGCCGCCGGCTTCCAGCTCGCGTTCGAGAACTACGCGAAGTGGTGCGCCACCCAGAACCAGCAGCAGTCCCCGTGCCCGCTGGGCACCGACCCCGCGCAGGCGACCCGGGCGTTCAACACCATCGCCCAGCGGCTGATCGACAACCCGGTCCCGGTCGGTGACGGCCGTGACCTGAGCTTCGACGACGCCATCACCGGTGTGACGCAGGCGCTCTACGTCTCCGAGTACTGGCCGGTCCTGAGCCGCGGCATCTCCGAGGTCGCGAACGGGCAGGGCCGGATCCTGCAGATCCTGGCCGACTCCTACTACGAGCGCGACGAGCAGGGCCGCTACACGAACATGCTCGAGGCGTTCCAGTCGATCTCGTGCGTGAACCAGAAGCCGGTCACCGATCCGGCCGAGGTGCGCGAGCTCAACGAGAAGGCCAATGAGGCCGCCCCGTTCCGCGCCACCGGGCGCGGCGTGGTCGCGGCGAAGGACGCGTGCGCGTTCTGGCCCGTCCCGCCGACCAGCGAGCCGCACACGCCGAACGTGCAGGGCCTGCCCCCGGTGGTCGTCGTGTCGGTGACCGGTGACCCGGCGACGCCGTACCAGGCCGGTGTGGACCTGGCGGCGCAGCTCAAGGGCAGCCTGATCAAGGTCAACGGCGAGCAGCACACGGCGTCGTTGCGGGGCAACGCCTGCCTCGACGACCAGGTCGTGGCCTACCTGGTCGACCTGAAGACCCCCGGCGCCGGTGCGGAGTGCACGCTCGACCCGGCCTGA
- a CDS encoding DNA alkylation repair protein, which produces MLDRWARDPDLWLRRSALLALLGPLKEGGGDFARFSRYADPMLDETEFFVRKAIGWVLRETGKRRPEMVSEWLRARDDRVPGLVRREATKYLRW; this is translated from the coding sequence GTGCTCGACCGATGGGCCCGCGACCCCGATCTCTGGCTGCGCCGGTCGGCGCTGCTCGCACTGCTCGGGCCGCTGAAGGAGGGTGGCGGCGACTTCGCGCGGTTCAGCCGCTACGCCGACCCGATGCTGGACGAGACCGAGTTCTTCGTCCGCAAGGCGATCGGGTGGGTGCTGCGGGAGACCGGCAAGCGCAGGCCGGAGATGGTGTCGGAGTGGCTCCGGGCCCGCGACGACCGGGTCCCCGGCCTCGTCCGGCGTGAGGCGACGAAGTACCTCCGGTGGTGA
- the glnA gene encoding type I glutamate--ammonia ligase: MDRQQEFVLRTLEERDIRFVRLWFTDVLGFLKSVAVAPAELEGAFAEGIGFDGSAIEGFARVYESDMVARPDPSTFQVLPWETAAGEHYSARMFCDIAMPDGSPSWADPRHVLTRALNKAGEAGFTCYVHPEIEFYLLRGLPDDGTPPIPADSGGYFDQASHDVAPHFRRNTIETLESMGISVEFSHHEGGPGQQEIDLRYADALTMADNLMTFRYVVKEVALTQGVRASFMPKPFTQHPGSAMHTHFSLFEGDNNAFHDPDDPYELSATGKAFVAGVLKHAREIAAVTNQWVNSYKRLVVGGEAPTAVSWGHANRSALVRVPMYSPGKSSSRRIEVRTLDSACNPYLAYALILGAGLTGIQKGYELGPATEDDVWALTDTERKAMGYELLPQNLTEALDVMERSELVAEVLGEHVFDFFLRNKRAEWDAYRRNVTPHELSTYLPVL, encoded by the coding sequence ATGGATCGCCAGCAGGAGTTCGTGCTCCGCACGCTCGAGGAACGCGACATCCGCTTCGTCCGTCTGTGGTTCACCGACGTGCTCGGGTTCCTCAAGTCGGTGGCGGTCGCCCCGGCCGAGCTGGAGGGGGCCTTCGCCGAGGGGATCGGCTTCGACGGATCGGCGATCGAGGGCTTCGCCCGGGTCTACGAGTCGGACATGGTCGCCCGCCCCGACCCGTCGACGTTCCAGGTGCTGCCGTGGGAGACCGCGGCCGGTGAGCACTACTCGGCGCGGATGTTCTGCGACATCGCGATGCCCGACGGATCGCCGTCCTGGGCCGACCCGCGGCACGTGCTGACCCGCGCCCTGAACAAGGCCGGCGAGGCCGGGTTCACCTGCTACGTGCACCCGGAGATCGAGTTCTACCTGCTGCGCGGCCTGCCCGACGACGGCACCCCGCCCATCCCGGCCGACTCCGGCGGCTACTTCGACCAGGCCAGCCACGACGTCGCCCCGCACTTCCGGCGCAACACCATCGAGACGCTCGAGTCGATGGGCATCTCGGTCGAGTTCTCCCACCACGAGGGCGGGCCGGGCCAGCAGGAGATCGACCTCCGCTACGCCGACGCTCTGACCATGGCCGACAACCTGATGACGTTCCGCTACGTCGTCAAGGAGGTCGCGCTGACCCAGGGGGTGCGGGCGTCGTTCATGCCCAAGCCGTTCACGCAGCACCCTGGCTCGGCCATGCACACGCACTTCTCGCTGTTCGAGGGCGACAACAACGCCTTCCACGACCCGGACGACCCCTACGAGCTCTCGGCCACCGGCAAGGCGTTCGTGGCCGGGGTGCTCAAGCACGCCCGCGAGATCGCCGCCGTCACCAACCAGTGGGTGAACTCCTACAAGCGCCTCGTCGTCGGCGGGGAGGCCCCGACCGCGGTCTCGTGGGGCCACGCGAACCGCTCCGCGCTGGTCCGGGTGCCGATGTACTCGCCCGGCAAGTCCTCCAGCCGCCGCATCGAGGTGCGCACGCTCGACAGTGCCTGCAACCCCTACCTGGCCTACGCGTTGATCCTCGGCGCCGGCCTGACCGGGATCCAGAAGGGCTACGAGCTCGGGCCCGCCACCGAGGACGACGTGTGGGCCCTGACCGACACCGAGCGCAAGGCCATGGGCTACGAGCTGCTGCCGCAGAACCTCACCGAGGCCCTCGACGTGATGGAGCGTTCCGAGCTGGTCGCCGAGGTGCTCGGCGAGCACGTGTTCGACTTCTTCCTGCGCAACAAGCGCGCGGAGTGGGACGCCTACCGCCGCAACGTCACCCCGCACGAGCTGTCGACCTACCTGCCGGTCCTGTAG
- a CDS encoding maleylpyruvate isomerase family mycothiol-dependent enzyme translates to MEDSLDWAGDGAAHLRGLMTRMGEEAFTRPSLLPGWTRAHVLTHIARNADAMVNLLKWAKTGTETPAYVSREQRDADIEAGSHRTPDEIRADVIASSDRLADAVRAMPKDKWKALVRGPQGTELPVYGVIWGRAREVWIHAVDLDVGASFEDMPVPMLAVLIDDVGARLGTLPGCPEMTLEDSDSGRSVHVGPGPDGPDGPARDLGTVRGRGHELAAWLLGRSKGKALRTSDGARPGPLPSWL, encoded by the coding sequence ATGGAGGACTCGCTGGACTGGGCCGGCGACGGAGCGGCGCACCTGCGCGGGCTGATGACGCGCATGGGGGAGGAGGCGTTCACCCGGCCGTCGCTGCTCCCGGGCTGGACGCGGGCGCACGTGCTGACCCACATCGCCCGCAACGCCGACGCGATGGTCAACCTGCTGAAGTGGGCGAAGACGGGCACCGAGACGCCCGCCTACGTCAGCCGCGAACAGCGCGACGCCGACATCGAGGCGGGGTCGCACCGCACCCCGGACGAGATCCGCGCCGACGTCATCGCCTCCTCGGACCGTCTCGCCGACGCGGTGCGGGCGATGCCCAAGGACAAGTGGAAGGCGCTGGTGCGCGGCCCCCAGGGGACCGAGCTGCCGGTCTACGGGGTGATCTGGGGGCGCGCCCGCGAGGTCTGGATCCACGCCGTCGACCTCGACGTCGGCGCGTCGTTCGAGGACATGCCGGTCCCCATGCTGGCCGTGCTCATCGACGACGTCGGCGCCCGGCTGGGCACGCTGCCCGGCTGCCCGGAGATGACCCTGGAGGACTCCGACAGCGGGCGCTCGGTGCACGTCGGCCCCGGCCCGGACGGCCCGGACGGGCCCGCGCGCGACCTCGGCACGGTCCGCGGACGCGGCCACGAGCTCGCCGCCTGGCTGCTCGGCCGGTCGAAGGGCAAGGCGCTGCGGACCTCGGACGGCGCACGTCCGGGCCCGTTGCCGAGCTGGTTGTAG
- the panB gene encoding 3-methyl-2-oxobutanoate hydroxymethyltransferase, with translation MTSSHTPDSSSTTVEQAPYRGPSVPKRTRVHHLLEWKREGRRWPMLTAYDVYSAEIFDDAGIPVLLVGDSAGNNVFGHDNTIPVTVDELLPLTRAVVRGATNALVVADLPYGSYQISPAQALETAFRFMKEGGAHAVKLEGGARFAPQVEALAGSGVPVMAHLGFTPQSEHALGGFRIQGRGDGADRLVADALALQEAGAFGVVLEMVPSDVAKRVTAELTIPTIGIGAGTDCDAQVLVWSDMAGMNRGKVPRFVKRYADVGGVLHDAAAAFAADVRDGEYPGPEHSYH, from the coding sequence ATGACGAGTTCGCACACCCCCGACAGTTCCTCCACCACGGTCGAGCAGGCCCCGTACCGCGGCCCGTCGGTCCCGAAGCGCACCCGCGTGCACCATCTCCTGGAGTGGAAGCGCGAGGGCCGTCGCTGGCCGATGCTCACCGCCTACGACGTCTACTCCGCCGAGATCTTCGACGACGCCGGGATCCCGGTGCTCCTCGTCGGCGACTCGGCCGGCAACAACGTCTTCGGCCACGACAACACCATCCCGGTCACCGTCGACGAGCTGCTGCCGCTGACCCGCGCCGTCGTCCGCGGCGCGACGAACGCCCTGGTGGTGGCCGACCTGCCGTACGGGAGCTACCAGATCTCCCCCGCCCAGGCCCTGGAGACGGCGTTCCGGTTCATGAAGGAGGGCGGCGCGCACGCGGTGAAGCTCGAGGGCGGCGCCCGGTTCGCGCCGCAGGTCGAGGCCCTGGCCGGGTCCGGCGTGCCGGTGATGGCGCACCTGGGCTTCACCCCGCAGAGCGAGCACGCCCTGGGCGGGTTCCGGATCCAGGGCCGCGGCGACGGCGCGGACCGGCTCGTCGCCGACGCGCTGGCGCTGCAGGAGGCGGGCGCGTTCGGGGTCGTGCTGGAGATGGTCCCGTCCGACGTCGCGAAGCGGGTCACCGCCGAGCTCACGATCCCCACGATCGGGATCGGTGCCGGGACCGACTGCGACGCCCAGGTCCTGGTCTGGTCGGACATGGCCGGGATGAACCGCGGCAAGGTGCCCCGATTCGTCAAGCGCTACGCCGACGTCGGAGGGGTCCTGCACGACGCCGCGGCCGCCTTCGCCGCCGACGTCCGCGACGGCGAGTACCCCGGCCCGGAGCACTCCTACCACTAG
- a CDS encoding cupin domain-containing protein, with the protein MFDDEIVLGPLPKGITRAGEGQLRRVWNVLGHTYSMKAASGSSFAFETVDPPGTGVPPHVHPTQDEHIYVLGGVFTLYLDGQWEKAGPGDTVLMPKGLPHAYYNREQGDARALFWVSPAGRLAQLFDKLHDLTDPAEVVRQSALHDVEFLPPGSVPGAD; encoded by the coding sequence GTGTTCGACGACGAGATCGTGCTCGGCCCGCTGCCCAAGGGCATCACCCGGGCCGGCGAGGGTCAGCTCAGGCGGGTCTGGAACGTGCTCGGGCACACCTACTCGATGAAGGCCGCGAGCGGGTCCAGCTTCGCGTTCGAGACGGTCGACCCGCCCGGCACCGGCGTCCCGCCGCACGTGCACCCCACCCAGGACGAGCACATCTACGTCCTCGGCGGCGTGTTCACCCTCTACCTCGACGGGCAGTGGGAGAAGGCGGGCCCGGGCGACACCGTGCTCATGCCGAAGGGCCTGCCGCACGCCTACTACAACCGGGAGCAGGGCGACGCCCGCGCGCTGTTCTGGGTCAGCCCGGCCGGGCGGCTCGCGCAGCTGTTCGACAAGCTTCACGACCTCACCGACCCGGCCGAGGTCGTCCGGCAGTCGGCACTGCACGACGTGGAGTTCCTCCCGCCCGGGTCGGTGCCGGGCGCGGACTGA
- a CDS encoding glutamate-cysteine ligase family protein gives MRGAARYGIEHEVALLRDDGTLADFTSLRYSEVAAIVDELPEDPADRRDLRIGDAGIRRKRWYAEGFERFDDDGRLVRFDPKGIEIRTRIHDDVDAVTGALERDLSSLTGVAARHGLHPLAIGFNPLRSAYRLEPPANAFELAAQAGSPEERTAHLHMVTYGPDLNLSFPDSPSDPATMADAGAKLTHLSPYLVPLSFSSPFRDGGAWGGLSARTAVRTGPRPAVLVYLDPSDPLQVSDPSLTRHAGIPAEVGRIEFKAFDACPDPALYAELLSLLTGLLRDTTLPGRRTTPDAALHRRAAVDGLHDAGIRAGACAALDAAADALRGEPEHLDRLRSLRGRIERRECPAQDLLARRRRGGPVAGLPARTPAIR, from the coding sequence ATGCGGGGCGCCGCGCGCTACGGGATCGAGCACGAGGTGGCGTTGCTGCGCGACGACGGCACGCTCGCCGACTTCACCTCGCTGCGGTACTCCGAGGTCGCGGCGATCGTCGACGAGCTGCCCGAGGATCCGGCCGACCGCCGTGACCTGCGGATCGGCGACGCCGGGATCCGGCGCAAGCGCTGGTACGCCGAGGGCTTCGAGCGCTTCGACGACGACGGCCGGCTGGTCCGGTTCGACCCCAAGGGCATCGAGATCCGGACCCGGATCCACGACGACGTCGACGCGGTGACCGGGGCGCTGGAGCGGGACCTGTCGTCACTGACCGGGGTCGCCGCCCGGCACGGCCTGCACCCGCTGGCGATCGGGTTCAACCCGCTGCGATCGGCCTACCGGCTCGAGCCGCCGGCGAACGCGTTCGAGCTCGCCGCGCAGGCCGGGTCGCCGGAGGAGCGCACCGCCCACCTGCACATGGTCACCTACGGGCCGGACCTGAACCTGTCGTTCCCGGACTCCCCGTCCGACCCCGCGACGATGGCCGACGCCGGCGCCAAGCTGACCCACCTGAGCCCCTACCTGGTCCCGCTGTCGTTCTCCTCCCCGTTCCGCGACGGCGGCGCGTGGGGCGGGCTGTCCGCCCGCACCGCCGTCCGCACCGGGCCCCGGCCGGCCGTGCTGGTCTACCTCGACCCGTCCGATCCGCTGCAGGTCAGCGACCCGTCCCTGACCCGGCACGCGGGGATCCCGGCCGAGGTGGGGCGGATCGAGTTCAAGGCGTTCGACGCCTGCCCGGACCCGGCCCTCTACGCCGAGCTGCTGAGCCTGCTCACCGGCCTGCTGCGCGACACCACGCTGCCCGGACGCCGGACGACGCCGGACGCCGCGCTGCACCGCCGCGCCGCCGTGGACGGCCTGCACGACGCGGGCATCCGGGCGGGGGCGTGCGCCGCCCTGGACGCGGCGGCGGACGCCCTGCGCGGCGAGCCGGAGCACCTCGACCGGCTGCGGAGCCTGCGCGGACGTATCGAACGCCGGGAGTGCCCCGCGCAGGACCTGCTGGCCCGGCGCCGCCGCGGCGGGCCCGTGGCCGGTCTGCCCGCACGGACGCCGGCCATCCGCTGA
- a CDS encoding fumarylacetoacetate hydrolase family protein → MKLATIRTAAGNRAVRVDDDTAVETGDADVRALLERPDWAAHAAAAAGPVHAVGGLDYAPLVPAPEKIICVGLNYRDHVLEMGNELPAYPTVFAKFAPALVGAHDDIELPAISDKVDYEAELVVVIGRPVRHADAETARAAIAGYTVLNDVSVRDFQNRTKQFLQGKTFEHSTPLGPVLVTPDELPEGGWAISSSIDGEVMQDSTTDQLVFGAVELIEYLSAIVTLNPGDVIATGTPGGVGHARTPPRYLTDGVELVTSIAGVGECRNTCRKAP, encoded by the coding sequence ATGAAGCTGGCCACGATCCGCACCGCAGCCGGGAACCGGGCCGTGCGGGTGGACGACGACACGGCCGTGGAGACCGGCGACGCCGACGTCCGCGCGCTGCTCGAGCGCCCGGACTGGGCCGCGCACGCCGCTGCGGCGGCCGGGCCGGTGCACGCCGTCGGCGGGCTCGACTACGCCCCGCTCGTCCCCGCGCCGGAGAAGATCATCTGCGTCGGGCTGAACTACCGCGACCACGTGCTGGAGATGGGCAACGAGCTGCCCGCCTACCCGACCGTGTTCGCCAAGTTCGCGCCCGCGCTGGTCGGCGCGCACGACGACATCGAGCTGCCCGCGATCTCGGACAAGGTCGACTACGAGGCCGAGCTGGTCGTCGTGATCGGCCGCCCCGTCCGGCACGCCGACGCCGAGACCGCCCGCGCCGCCATCGCCGGCTACACGGTCCTCAACGACGTGAGCGTGCGCGACTTCCAGAACCGCACCAAGCAGTTCCTGCAGGGCAAGACGTTCGAGCACTCCACGCCGCTGGGCCCGGTGCTGGTGACCCCGGACGAGCTGCCCGAGGGCGGCTGGGCGATCTCCAGCAGCATCGACGGCGAGGTCATGCAGGACTCGACCACCGACCAGCTGGTGTTCGGCGCCGTCGAGCTGATCGAGTACCTGTCCGCGATCGTCACCCTGAACCCGGGCGACGTCATCGCGACCGGGACCCCGGGCGGCGTCGGGCACGCCCGTACGCCCCCGCGCTACCTGACCGACGGGGTCGAGCTCGTCACCTCGATCGCCGGGGTCGGCGAGTGCCGCAACACCTGCCGGAAGGCGCCGTGA